The Haliotis asinina isolate JCU_RB_2024 chromosome 3, JCU_Hal_asi_v2, whole genome shotgun sequence genome segment ATAACACGATTACTATCTGTGATGAAGCACTGAGGTAATGTGACGATAGAGTGGTCTCTCATGCCACGTGACACTGAGCCAGTGGAACTTCTCACTGTATAATGACAGACAGAAGAACGTTTGACAAACGtccgcagctgttcacatgcgtCCGTCATAGGTTACGTCGATGCGTCCTCACACCCACgcacatgcatgtgtgtgtgcgtacctGCGCGTGTGTGTCTTGTTAAGATGCAGTGTTATAAGTTATGCAACAAATCTTCTCGCGAAACGTTGTACCTTGAAAGTCAGAAGAGGCGGTGGTGTGCTTTATTTAAACTTGAGCTACCTCTAAACAGAGAGCTGGAATATATTAATCCTCCTCTGATGCAGTTAACATTAGTATATTATTTTTCTCAATGTATTAGTGGAGCAAGCTATTGCTTCCCATCTCATATTACATCTCAAGTCACAGCGACGCCAGTTTATGGTGAATATTACCACAGTTGTTCTTATATCTACAGCTTGAAGTGATCAAGCGCATAATAACGCACTGCAtggccgtgtcacaactggctGGGTCTATTACTGTGAAGGGGTTCgcctttgtcagttgattgtcaagCTTTTAAGAACAACCAAGACAAGGTCGACCTTTAACATTCTCTactcccctatttaatgaagttaactagACCTGCCGTTTGTGCCAACTGACCTACGGTTCATGCATATGTGGCGTAACTCAGGTCAAGCCGGACAAGCTGCACACATAATCACTGCTCGCGTGTTATACTTGTTTTTACTCTTGTAATAGTAGCTGTAGCGTTTGACGCTGTTTGGTACAGTCACAGTGATGCTGTTGTATTGATTCTTGAATTTCGTAATTACagaatgaaatattgttaattaCAGCACACTTCTACGttatttgttggtttcacaTCGAGTTCGTTAACGGACTGATTCCAAGCTAACGTTTACGTTTCAACTTGGGCCTCAACACATgacggtgtgtctgtctgtccgtgtgtgtgcgtgtgtgtatgtgcgcgcacgtgtgtgtgcgtgactGTGTCTCTTAAGCCATTATCTTTCGTCTGTAGCATGGTGATACTTTCTTTTCAGAAAATCCCTATACAGCTTTGTGTCACACTATGACAAAATACATATTCCTCTATTTGtccccaaacaaacaattatacAAACACACGAACGATTATACTGATATTGTTTTATTGGAATATACCAACGGTGAAGAAATGATGTTGAGTATATACGAATCAGTACAGAATGTATGTACAGATGGATGCAACGCAAGATACATTACTTATGTACATGTGTAAAGTGGGAAACAATTACCCACAGCGAATTTACCggttaaacaatatttcagttatatcacggcTTCACTGAAAGTCACCATGCGGCTCATTTCACAAACATGTTGACAGGGGGCTTTATATCCCGTAGAGAGTAGGCTGTATATGCTGTAGGGTTTAGGCTTTATATCATTCAGCCGGAATATACACTTATTGGACAGTTAACTGTTAGTGATATCTGATACGTTAATCAAGGCGCTGTGCGGCTTAAAGAGAAGACCTTCGTTGGATATTTATAGGACGCGTTAATTCAGTCTTGCAGTCGTTCAGAATGCCTCGATGACCACCTCTAATGCGGGAAGGATCATGCAAGTCGTGGATAACGTGtgcattcacacattgtaagaGCTCAGACGgactgatgtcacaatgcataACATCTCACACTGTACTGAAGTAAGTAACGTACTATTGTGATACGACAGAGAGACTTTATCCGAGAGGGAGTCAGGCTTTacaccacctttagcaatattacagcagaaTGGTATTTGTGTGGAATGCACACAGGTATATACTTCATACTTCCCCTTTAATTGCCTACACTCCTGACAGGATGAATGGCCGATTCAATGAATCGTTTCAACCCCTCTGAACACAATTGCATGGAGATACTTGTTTTCATAACAACCTGTTTGTTTCGCTTGTGGGCACCCTTATAAAACAAGCTGGTAAATAGctgcattgtacaaaatcagtGATATTTGCGTTCTGTTCACGAATGCATATTGGCAATGATGGATAGGTATTTCTATATACATGAATGTACAACTAcacacatataaatatacacatggTATGATGATCTTTACACAATGTTAGGTGAAATAAATAGACAAGAAGAAAACATCGACGTCTAGCTTGCGTTTGCAAAACTCAGTTAAGCGTAAGTACCAGTAGACTGACAGTAGACTGTGCAGTTCATAGTCCTGCGCTAAAGTGAGAATTCTTGATGTACGTGACGTCACCACCTGCTGTGGGAAGCAAAGCATCGTGGTACCTGACCCGGATTGTACGTCCTGCCTTGTCTACGCCAGGCTCAGACCATTGCGATTGTACTTCCTGCCTTGTCAACGCCAGGTTCAGACCATCGCGATCCCAGCACATGGTTTATGGTTAGAGAACCTATGTACGACACTTGTTTGATGGTTGCATGCTTGAGAGATGACTGGGGAGGGGTTCACTGTGGACCTAGGCTCTATGAGGCGGAAAAGACAAAAGTTCAGGGTCGATGTATGTTCTATGATGGACCAAACGGTAAGAGACTTGATCCCGGTTCTGCTAGGGGTGCGATGTGAGGAGTTCAGTCTGGATCTAGGTTCTACGTGGTGTGAACGTCGACGAGATCGGTCTGGATCTAAGTTCCGCAAGGGTGAACATCGAATTCATTCTGGATCTAAGTGTTGTCAGGGGTGTAAGGGAAATGGTTCAGTCTGTATCTACGTTGTATGTGGGGTGGACGTCGAAGAGTCCAGTCTGGATCTAGGTTCTGCAAGGGGTATGAGGGGAGAGGGTCAGTCTGGATCTAGGTCCTACCTGGGGTGGACAACACGGAGTTAAGTctggatctaggttctacttggGGTGTGAGGGGAGGGGGTCAGTCTCGATCTAGGTTCTACGTGGGGTGAATGTCGCGGAGTTCAGTctggatctaggttctacttggGGTGTGAGGGGAGGGGGTCAGTGTGGATCTAAACTCTGCAAGGGGTGTGAGGGGAGGTGGTCAGTCTCGATGTAGGTTCTACGTGGGGTGACTGTCGAGGAGTTCTTTCTGGATCTAGGCTCTATGTGGGGTGGACGTCGAGGACTTCAGTCTGAATCGAGGTGCTGTATGGGGTGTGAGGATAGGGGTTCAGTCTGAATCGAGGTTCTGCAAAGAGTGTGAAGGGAGGGGGTTAGTCTGGATCTAGCTTGTACGTAGGGTGAACGTCGAGGAGTTCGATGTGGATCTAGGTGCTGTAAGGGGTGTGAGGGTAGGGGTTCAGTCTAGATCTAGGTCTACGCGGGGGTGGGGGGGTTGGGGGTTTGTTGGGTGGGTGGGGACGTTGAGGATCTTGATCGAGCACAAGCGACTATAAGCCGTTTGACGGCATGGCTTCATATTCAAAGGCAGTATAGTGAAAATGGCACCCAAGTCCGCATGTTGACAATTCAGACCGTACACTGAATCAAAATACAACAATCTGCGAGTATGCACCACAAGAAACAATATCAATATACTGGCATAACAAAAATGCAACAAATCTCATTCCACGAATGTTTTGCCCTCCAGTCGTACCTGGCGTCACTGTGACTGAGATCTTGACACTAAGACTGTGATGGGATAAGACTGGACAATACTAGCTTGCCGGGGTTGATGCTAGCAGCAGCACCAGCCCCAAGCCTGTTCATTGAGCAGATGTAACACGGAGACACGATAAGCCAAAAGCGTTTTGAATTTACATGCACACTGACCGTTCAGACATCACGACACAACATCGACATTACACAcaacatttacacaccaaagtataaaaatatcaaaattattaaaatTTTGAGAAATTCATGTTTGGAATCACACATAGCTTTCAGAACGCTCTTGGCTTATCCGAGAATGTCAAACATCAATTGAATGCCTGTGGTGATGCCCTCCTAAATAAAATGCTCGGCTGGTGTCGATTTTCCTGAAAGAAAGCAAATTGAAGTTATTAGTACATTCGCATTTACATAGGTTGACAGGACATTCACCCTGCAATTGTGCACTACTGactatttttaaaatgtgtatgtTCAATATCACACTTACCTTACTATTCCATTACATTGTCTTAATTGTAATTAATTGCAgtatgtgtttttttcagtgAAGGTGGTCATCGAACGCTGATTTCAAATGCTGTGTTATACTATTCCTTCCCCTTATTCTAACTGGTAGTGTTAACACGAATGTCACCTTGACGTATACATGATACTTTGAAACTTCCAAAAGCTGGCATATTCGTGCACAACTACATGTACAGACTTACTTAAGTtagttgtttgttgttaataAACGCCGCGCCCAACAGCATGATACCTGTATGGACTTTGTTAAGAACGGCACTTTTGTACATTGTATATCCTGGCCTTTTTGTACAATTTCCACTATATTTCTACGGCACTTGTCAAAACGTGTCTTCCCAGCAGTAAACACATGATTAATTCTTGATGGGTTTAACTAGCGGCTGTTCAGTTTAATTTGCttcactttttgaaatatttgttttaaaatgttttctcgTGATGGAACAcaatattattgcattttattattAAGCTAACCAATTCAGTTAAAATTACCCCGAACTGAGTAGGTTAGTTTGCGTTTTTGTTCGATCTTTCATAACTAAAAGTCTTATTAATCCTATTATGTCCCTAAAAAGTAAAACAACACATAAAAGAACTATTATTTCAGCAGATATCTAATTTGTCCAGTCATACCTGCCAGAAGAGCTACGCGGTCACGATGTTTAGTTTCATTACTATTATTCTGCTCCAATACGTATACTTTAGATTTGCTCTCATAACTAAACTATAAACTTGTATAGCATACAGCTAATTTAATTTACACGTTTTTAAGACAGTATAAGATTTGCAAGTTCACTTTGTGGCCAGCaatatattcaaaacatttaagCAATTTCCCGTTCACTACTGAGACAGACATGTAACACATTGTTTCGGAGATGTTGTATCCTTTGTGCGAACAGCCATGCATTGTGACGAGGCGGGCTTCAGTGTGTACACACAATGAGGTTAAGCCGTACGAACGTGCCAAATCTTCACATCCTAACCTGTGGCCATCTGAAAACTTCTAACACAATGAAATGACTTTATCACGTGACCCGCTTTGTACTCAAAGAAGACAGGTCGTGTTAATACAAGGCTTGTACATCGTTAGCGTCTGTCTGTAACGGTATGTTCTCCACGAAGTCACATACTGCACCTTGCAACAATAAAGTGCTAGCaattatatatgtataacaCAAGTAATAGAAATACTCGTCTCAATGAGATTTCATTGATGCATTGTAGCCTAAGTGCTCAGTTAAGAAACGACCAAAATAGTCCGTACTTAAATTTATCATTTTTTGCATCTGCTGAGTAATGTCTGTAGATGTACAGACCCGTCAAGACTTTACATCATTGGAACACATTCTCGGGTCGCTGTGCGAGCCGTCGGACTGTTTATAGCTTACATGAGATAACCGGCTTGACGATTACAGGGGAATGCAACAGGACATGCCTCCAGATCGTCCAGGGCTCTTAAATCTAGACACTGTATGATGGCGACAGAGTTTACTTCTTTTTGTCTTATCATAATCATTTAGAAGTTAAACGGAAAAGTGGATGACATAGGTAAACTACCATTTCACTTCTGTGTGGTTTAGCATTGTTGCTGAACTAGGAAGTGATGCTGACTGCGACAGTTCTAGCTAATGTATAGGAACTCTACTCAGATGTATCAGATGTATCTCAATAAGAGAACTAGATTTCCTAATGAAAAAGTTTCTCGAGTCGGTAAATTGACACTCCCAGCAAGTGTTGATTCATGTCATCGTTACGTACAGTGGTTGTCTCAGGAACGTGGGCATTTGTTCAGCAATACTCTCGCTGAGAGAGGCACAGATGCAGTGTTTCAATTTATTGAACTTATGATATTTAACGTATGATGCTTGTCACTTACTATCGCATATCATGATATTTAGTGGCTGTTACTCAATAACATTGAACTAGCACCATGTAGGGCGTTTAAGGAACTTGAAACATATGATAGTTTGCTGGGAATATCAGAAAGCTCGAGCCAACTCAGTTCTAAAGCCTTATGTGCAACTGGCTAAGACGGTGTATGTGTTTTGCTCGACGCCGGGTGGTCAGATATATATCGTCCTCTACAGTTCTAGATAACCTACTGCATGCAGTGCAGGTGCCGAGATCTATCACGACCATACAAGGTAGTACAATACATGCTGTTAGTCAGGTGAATAACAATACAGGATGCTGTATAATGCATTACGTATAGGGAGTAAAAGTCAAGGTCACTGCACAGGATATGCTCACTGCGCATGCCTACCTTGACTTGTGGGTGCTGGGGTGAAGCGTGACGTGCGCACTAAAGCGATGGGTACATGGACGGTGATCTAAAACGTGTAGGGTGGCCTAACCTCCTTTTATGAATGACAGTTATAGCTATTCCAAACACGATGATTGACGGTATCCCAATCACCATTGCTGCTACGATTGGCCAGAAAGTGTCGTCATTTTCCGGATCACCGGAAACGGAAATAGAAAGTCCTTTAGCTTTGGAATCACTGCTGGTTGCCAACAGTGGGCCTGGCGTATGTCCTGACGACAGGTCATCGGAAGGTGTTGTTATCACAGGATCAGTACTGGCCGATGACTTTGTTGATGTTGAAGAGGAATTGATTACAGGTGTCACAGTTTGGGATATTTTCAAAGTAGACGTTGTTTTCATCGCTGTCGTATTTGGGGTGATGGGCAATGCACTTGTCGTAGCTGTTGTTGAGGATATCTTATTGGATGAGCTCTTGTTAATTGTCGGACCCGTGCTTTGTGTTTCAGTTGATCTTTCAGTCGATGTAGTCGGCAATTCCTTTGCAGTTGTTGCTTCAGTTGCTGTAGGCTTTGTCGTCGTTGTTGGTGTTGATGCTGATTTTGATGCCTCAGTTGTAATAGTTGTCGGTGTTGGAGTTGATGTTGATGCCTCTGTTGTGATAGTTGTCGTTGTAggtgttgttgatgtttttattgttgATGTCGAAGGTGTTTGTGTTGTTGCTGTGTCTTCAGTCTCACCAGTAGTTGTCTGAGACCCGATGTCATCGTTAGCAGTTTCCCTAAACTCAGTTGTGGTGTCATGCAACGTAAGTTTCCTAGATTTGTTATTGTCTGTATCAATTGCGGATGTTGCTGATGTCGTAGATGATGTTAACACTGTAGTTGTGTCAGAGATCTTGGACGAAATGTCTGTTGTTGCTGCTTGTTTGGTCACTCTAGCGACTGGTGGGTTATTTGGTACGAACATGTCTGTTGGTCCAGGTTCTAACGTGGAGTCTGTCTTCTGTGACATGGGTGGTTCTTGTGACATACTGCTTGTCGGTGTTGAAGTTGAGCTTGGACGTGGTACAGTAACTGAACCAATCGTTGCGTCATCTGCGTTTACCTTGGGCTTCCCTGTAGGCACACCTGTAAGTGGGCTGAGAGTATTGGCATCACCCACACCAGTATTTAAACTTATTTTAGCATCATCGGTACTGTTTGTTGAGTTCGATTTGGTTATTTCAGACCATGGGTTGAATTCAACTACTCGAGCTGATGGTGTTTCAATTGTCGACGAAATAGGCGCAGTTCTAATTGGCTCTGGTGGTGGCGCAGGAGGTGCAGTCGACGAGGTAGTTGTTGGAACTGGAACATGCGG includes the following:
- the LOC137279182 gene encoding uncharacterized protein — translated: MRHVLTILIGSWNVLCSILATTPTKGAGECNTELSVDGIQGNVLHDLCSLTSTPGVSLVLTCKDQESFKCLQPIDPIVLDVCQEERQLSKVVAISRSNSKQYGGSLSVELSLMVQDDDVAKVLDVFQVHSSLQSTSEGVTRLEAIGRDRQTRIQLALHRTCISPSMVLLDRSRRENKLRNGPVQISITDRLQSGSAREESVFSGEGEQGSPSFDEVVKDSLHRLQQMMNSIALSHATASDTPGSSSVQTKAATQTTTPSPTLSSTQYLTTSKSQSVSGASSATTSPISKTASVSTVPPTDNKSVADVKGNIELKTDEKTQPLLVQNEDFKWAADEQEPRVIKQINDQDFLDQLLDSLRDGANENPVRGPPAPLAFSKPHVPVPTTTSSTAPPAPPPEPIRTAPISSTIETPSARVVEFNPWSEITKSNSTNSTDDAKISLNTGVGDANTLSPLTGVPTGKPKVNADDATIGSVTVPRPSSTSTPTSSMSQEPPMSQKTDSTLEPGPTDMFVPNNPPVARVTKQAATTDISSKISDTTTVLTSSTTSATSAIDTDNNKSRKLTLHDTTTEFRETANDDIGSQTTTGETEDTATTQTPSTSTIKTSTTPTTTTITTEASTSTPTPTTITTEASKSASTPTTTTKPTATEATTAKELPTTSTERSTETQSTGPTINKSSSNKISSTTATTSALPITPNTTAMKTTSTLKISQTVTPVINSSSTSTKSSASTDPVITTPSDDLSSGHTPGPLLATSSDSKAKGLSISVSGDPENDDTFWPIVAAMVIGIPSIIVFGIAITVIHKRRKIDTSRAFYLGGHHHRHSIDV